A stretch of the Ostrea edulis chromosome 9, xbOstEdul1.1, whole genome shotgun sequence genome encodes the following:
- the LOC130050585 gene encoding uncharacterized protein LOC130050585, giving the protein MDRVRKLEKEAMEARERFTSNIRSTMSRYSVTVPSPSKTVIKKREIRSPGVLGIGKRSKASEETETSTMLVPIRRVTPQKLKPLAPFIVGSITGSQPPLLLGEESWKKLLQVFAIFVYVNRSQTLDTVLSLLHQRQRDQVVLHYPSGRKSSIIKEDTHQQICKAIARGGNTETVIVDILRKSSPLELVRGSQKIVLEECKAICKRGSGSLLQKKSNADFFSFRWENLHKQLETMCPALLSIITATVSDIPPVIGSKPFLHALQTVGIALHGRSQEMTVLQYMNGFLLNHGGCTQRDIERLSHIGLTVHPLTLKRKLCDWQKILDKEILEIRDSWVEGGNVKYQIIGDNWDKNILPSYRTSDRKTLSLHLFHVYAILDRVIPTEHSSHSPPSHEIEISTFLPSIEDQQKLMKELTFLFSTSVIENHPHLQKEYGKIYPKHLEHKYSYCAGNKTKQYPLGLFDCNENKTPELIRLLKTLSTYVPCRDGEVVEPVFFGGDRLTDERVQAAQKAMNNAETQLQRLQGFVSKIEDFHRLMNFLEAIHKLTYSTYSAMDRGTVYYYRNFLNMRNVKGHVYYAYRAYKMLYYVILDAICLLLFLHHMGVSDIDQEIDLPSNFAVLSNREKIEYIDSVSENILRKHFFDNTNDIFQNVRDIVCDPQHPENYWTSTREEGRFKCHHCDKTYAHVVSLQTHEQKIHDVHIDKPSKKPKNKNQDQMQDYLMMLFKLVILHKNLDTSVDMGDGERAVRSAKYELPVYHLTNKVKYAIGSIHLTSLTSGILCDNQKERLIANRFVNLQGGKNNNVSLDEYLEMLNRDSKIACSGHKTKESILAHSKEYPHLINLVGHFDSITEIRKRKGFHHIPSYKGDVLKVFKDLQEANVMTLIPKRTFKCQGFTVDRNPFQNSFVGLSTVIHRHKPRQPFIRLRDPHV; this is encoded by the exons ATGGACAGGGTGCGCAAATTGGAAAAAGAGGCGATGGAGGCAAGGGAGAGATTTACAAGTAACATACGATCAACCATGTCAAG ATATAGTGTTACTGTGCCCTCACCATCAAAAACAGTCATTAAGAAGAGAGAAATTAGAAGTCCAGGAGTTTTGGGAATTGGGAAACGCTCGAAAGCCTCAGAGGAGACAGAGACATCTACTATGTTAGTACCGATTCGAAGAGTGACACCTCAAAAACTAAAGCCTCTTGCCCCCTTTATCGTAGGCAGCATCACAGGATCACAACCACCCCTGTTGCTTGGAGAAGAATCCTGGAAGAAACTTTTACAG GTATTTGCAATTTTTGTGTATGTTAACAGGTCCCAGACACTGGATACAGTGTTGTCTCTATTGCACCAAAGACAGAGAGACCAg GTTGTACTGCACTATCCAAGTGGGAGAAAGTCGTCAATCATCAAAGAGGACACCCACCAACAGATATGCAAAGCTATAGCAAGAGGAGGAAATACAGAAACTGTCATAGTTGACATTCTGCGGAAGTCTAGTCCATTGGAATTGGTACGCGGCTCTCAAAAGATTGTGCTGGAGGAATGTAAAGCAATTTGTAAGAGGGGATCGGGCAGTCTTCTACAAAAGAAAAGCAATGCAGACTTTTTCAGTTTCCGGTGGGAAAATTTACACAAACAACTTGAAACAATGTGCCCAGCACTACTGTCAATCATTACAGCTACCGTTTCAGACATACCACCTGTTATTGGAAGCAAACCATTTCTCCATGCCCTACAAACTGTAGGTATTGCACTACATGGAAGAAGCCAAGAGATGACAGTTTTGCAGTACATGAATGGATTTCTGCTAAATCATGGTGGATGTACACAGCGg GACATTGAACGACTGTCACATATAGGATTGACTGTCCACCCATTGACTTTGAAGAGAAAGCTTTGTGACTGGCAAAAAATACTGGACAAAGAAATTTTAGAAATCCGTGATTCTTGGGTTGAAGGAGGAAATGTAAAATACCAAATAATTGGGGACAACTGGGACAAAAACATCCTTCCATCGTATAGAACGTCTGACAGGAAAACTCTCTCTCTTCATCTCTTTCACGTTTATGCCATCCTGGACAGAGTAATTCCAACTGAACACAGCTCCCACAGTCCTCCTTcccatgaaattgaaatttcaacttttcttccATCCATTGAAGACCAACAGAAACTAATGAAGGAACTAACATTTCTCTTCTCCACTTCTGTCATTGAAAATCATCCCCACTTGCAGAAAGAATATGGAAAAATTTATCCAAAACATTTAGAGCATAAATATTCCTACTGTGCAGGAAACAAAACTAAACAA taCCCACTTGGTCTTTTCgactgtaatgaaaataagacACCAGAATTGATACGTCTTTTGAAGACCTTGTCTACATATGTTCCTTGCAGGGATGGAGAAGTTGTGGAACCTGTATTTTTTGGAG gcGATAGGTTAACTGATGAACGGGTGCAAGCAGCCCAAAAGGCCATGAATAATGCTGAAACACAGCTTCAAAGACTTCAAGGCTTtgtctcaaaaattgaagactTTCACAGATTGATGAATTTCCTAGAG GCCATACACAAGCTCACTTATTCAACATATAGTGCTATGGACCGAGGCACAGTATACTATTACAG AAATTTCCTGAACATGAGaaatgtcaaaggtcatgtgTATTATGCATACCGAGCATACAAGATGTTGTATTATGTGATCCTGGATGCCATCTGTTTGCTGCTTTTTCTACATCACATGGGTGTTTCAGACATTGACCAAGAAATAGATCTGCCGTCCAACTTTGCAGTATTGTCAAACAGAGAAAAGATAGAGTACATTGATTCAGTGAGTGAAAACATTTTGAGGAAACATTTCTTTGACAACACTAATGACATATTCCAAAATGTTCGAGATATTGTGTGTGATCCACAGCATCCTGAAAACTATTGGACATCAACACGAGAGGAAGGGAGATTTAAGTGCCACCACTGTGATAAAACCTATGCGCATGTTGTGTCATTGCAAACTCATGAACAAAAAATCCATGATGTTCATATTGACAAACCATCGaaaaaaccaaaaaataaaaaccaagaCCAAATGCAGGATTACCTGATGATGCTTTTCAAACTTGTAATTTTGCACAAGAATTTGGATACTTCTGTGGACATGGGGGATGGCGAAAGGGCTGTGCGATCCGCAAAATATGAACTACCTGTATACCATCTCACTAACAAAGTGAAATACGCTATTGGTTCTATTCATTTAACATCTCTAACATCTGGTATTCTCTGTGATAATCAAAAGGAACGTCTAATTGCCAATCGCTTTGTCAATTTGCAAGGAGGAAAGAACAACAATGTGTCCTTAGATGAATACCTTGAGATGTTGAATAGAGATAGTAAAATTGCCTGCTCTGGTCACAAAACAAAGGAAAGTATCCTCGCCCACTCAAAGGAATATCCTCATTTAATAAACTTAGTCGGCCATTTTGACAGCATTACTGAGATCAGAAAGAGAAAGGGCTTCCATCACATTCCCAGTTACAAGGGTGATGTATTAAAGGTGTTCAAAGATTTACAGGAAGCAAATGTGATGACCCTCATTCCAAAGCGTACATTTAAGTGTCAAGGTTTCACAGTGGATAGGAACCCCTTCCAGAATTCATTTGTTGGATTATCAACTGTGATACACCGACATAAGCCAAGACAACCTTTTATACGACTAAGAGATCCACATGTTTAA